Proteins encoded together in one Micromonospora kangleipakensis window:
- a CDS encoding MarR family winged helix-turn-helix transcriptional regulator — METPQEPRWLDAEEHRTWLALISLLVRLPAALDAQLRRDAGLSHFEYQVLAGLSMSPERAMRMSELAVFAEGSLSRLSQVVGRLETRGWVRRTPDPTDGRYTLAILTEPGWAKVVEAAPGHVAEVRRLVFDPLTRAQQRQLREVGSRIMRAVDPEDSCPTGGPR; from the coding sequence ATGGAGACACCGCAGGAGCCGCGCTGGCTGGACGCCGAGGAGCATCGGACCTGGCTGGCCCTGATCAGCCTGCTGGTCCGGCTGCCGGCGGCGCTCGACGCGCAGCTGCGGCGTGACGCGGGGCTCAGCCACTTCGAGTACCAGGTGCTGGCCGGCCTCTCCATGTCCCCCGAACGCGCGATGCGGATGAGCGAGCTGGCGGTCTTCGCCGAAGGCTCCCTGTCCCGACTCTCCCAGGTCGTCGGGCGGCTGGAGACGCGCGGCTGGGTCCGGCGCACCCCGGATCCCACGGACGGCCGGTACACCCTGGCCATCCTCACCGAGCCGGGCTGGGCCAAGGTCGTCGAGGCCGCGCCCGGGCACGTGGCCGAGGTCCGCCGCCTCGTCTTCGACCCGCTGACCAGGGCGCAGCAGCGGCAACTGCGCGAGGTGGGCAGCCGCATCATGCGCGCCGTCGACCCCGAAGACTCCTGCCCCACCGGCGGGCCACGCTGA
- a CDS encoding epoxide hydrolase family protein, which yields MAVKTEARPSVAEIRPLAIEIPEAELAAMRARIAATRWPEKETVPDQSQGVPLETSQALARYWEKEYDWRKVEARLNALPNFITEIDGLDIHFIHVRSKHEDALPLIVTHGWPGSIIEQLKIVDPLTNPTAHGASASDAFHLVIPSLPGFGFSGKPTTPGWGPERIARAWIELMKRLDYTRFVAQGGDWGALITDVMGLQAPPELLGIHTNMPGIFPPDIDTLLQSDITGAGNALASLPSNLSDEEKRACEQLNFFWKHSAYALMMGTRPETLTGFADSPIALASYMIDHDAASLELICQAFAGQPVGLTRDDVLDNITLFWLTNTGVSAARIYWENKLSFFSAKGVSVPAAVSVFPDEMYQAPKSWAEQAYPDLIHYNRLDKGGHFAAWEQPQLLSEEVRAGFRSLR from the coding sequence GTGGCTGTCAAGACCGAAGCGCGACCGAGCGTCGCAGAGATCCGGCCGTTGGCGATAGAGATCCCCGAGGCGGAACTCGCCGCGATGCGGGCCCGTATCGCGGCCACGCGCTGGCCCGAGAAGGAGACCGTCCCGGACCAGTCACAGGGCGTACCGCTCGAGACGAGCCAGGCACTCGCGCGCTATTGGGAGAAGGAGTACGACTGGCGCAAGGTCGAGGCGCGGCTGAACGCCCTACCGAATTTCATCACCGAGATCGACGGGCTGGACATCCACTTCATCCACGTCCGATCGAAGCACGAGGACGCGCTGCCGCTCATCGTCACGCACGGCTGGCCCGGCTCGATCATCGAACAGCTGAAGATCGTCGACCCGCTCACCAATCCCACGGCACATGGCGCGAGCGCGTCGGACGCTTTCCATCTAGTGATTCCGTCGCTGCCCGGCTTCGGTTTCTCGGGCAAGCCGACGACGCCCGGCTGGGGACCCGAGCGCATCGCGCGCGCCTGGATCGAACTGATGAAGCGCCTGGACTACACGCGATTCGTGGCCCAGGGCGGCGACTGGGGTGCGCTCATCACGGATGTCATGGGTCTGCAGGCGCCACCGGAACTGCTCGGCATTCACACCAACATGCCGGGCATCTTTCCGCCCGACATCGATACGCTGCTCCAGTCCGACATCACCGGAGCGGGCAACGCGCTGGCCTCGCTGCCGTCCAACCTCTCCGACGAGGAAAAGCGGGCGTGCGAGCAGCTGAACTTCTTCTGGAAGCACTCCGCCTACGCTCTCATGATGGGGACGCGCCCGGAGACACTGACCGGATTCGCGGACTCGCCCATCGCTCTGGCGAGCTACATGATCGACCATGACGCCGCCAGCCTGGAGCTGATCTGCCAGGCCTTCGCCGGACAACCCGTCGGCCTTACGCGAGACGATGTCCTCGACAACATCACGCTCTTCTGGCTGACGAACACGGGAGTTTCCGCGGCTCGGATCTATTGGGAGAACAAGCTCTCCTTCTTCTCCGCCAAGGGCGTCTCCGTCCCGGCTGCAGTGAGCGTCTTCCCCGACGAGATGTATCAGGCCCCGAAGAGTTGGGCAGAGCAGGCGTATCCCGATCTCATCCACTACAACAGGCTCGACAAGGGCGGGCACTTCGCGGCCTGGGAACAGCCGCAACTCCTTTCAGAAGAGGTTCGTGCCGGCTTCCGATCGCTTCGCTAG
- a CDS encoding low temperature requirement protein A, producing MASTPAALLRRPGEPLRASFLELFFDLAFVLAIGQVSEVLLADLSVAGAARAALLLLPLWWVWVVTAWFSDWFARASGWVQALLVGTTLGVVLMSVAVPEATGGRAVLFAGAYVAIQVGRGVVTALALRGHPLRRRTLRVLVWFGTTGILWLVGAAWPAVRVPAWLLALAVDYGGPRLGWPTPGLGRAAPGDMRLRGGHLMERYQQIVIIALGELLITTGLVYSDTDMAAAQSAAFLLFFAAAVLIGLLYVTPAGRYLGAALDERDPSRFGVAANDLHLVMIAGVVATSVAANLVIEHPTDRGSGMAVALTVAGPALFLTGRVALSAGIYRRLSWPRLLGLLGILGTAAGGGYALPLLGVSATTVAVLLVVAVLERRIARTESVPPTTRAGR from the coding sequence ATGGCGAGCACGCCAGCTGCGTTGCTGCGACGCCCCGGCGAGCCGTTGCGCGCGTCGTTCCTGGAACTCTTCTTCGACCTGGCGTTCGTCCTCGCGATTGGGCAGGTCTCCGAGGTCCTGCTGGCCGACCTGAGCGTCGCCGGGGCGGCCCGCGCCGCGCTGCTGCTGTTGCCGCTGTGGTGGGTCTGGGTGGTGACCGCCTGGTTCAGCGACTGGTTCGCCCGCGCCAGCGGGTGGGTGCAGGCCCTGCTGGTCGGCACGACGCTCGGGGTGGTCCTGATGAGCGTCGCCGTGCCGGAGGCGACCGGCGGTCGGGCCGTGCTCTTCGCCGGCGCGTACGTCGCGATCCAGGTGGGCCGCGGCGTCGTCACCGCGCTGGCGCTCCGGGGGCATCCGCTGCGCCGCCGTACCCTGAGGGTCCTGGTCTGGTTCGGTACGACGGGGATCCTGTGGTTGGTCGGGGCGGCCTGGCCGGCCGTCCGGGTGCCGGCCTGGCTGCTGGCCCTGGCGGTCGACTACGGCGGACCCCGGCTGGGCTGGCCGACCCCGGGGCTGGGCCGCGCCGCGCCTGGTGACATGCGGCTGCGGGGTGGGCACCTCATGGAGCGGTACCAGCAGATCGTCATCATCGCGCTCGGCGAGCTGTTGATCACCACGGGCCTGGTCTACTCGGACACCGACATGGCGGCGGCGCAGTCCGCGGCGTTCCTGCTCTTCTTCGCCGCCGCGGTGCTCATCGGCCTGCTGTACGTCACGCCGGCGGGCCGGTACCTGGGCGCCGCCCTCGACGAGCGGGACCCGTCGCGGTTCGGGGTGGCCGCCAACGACCTGCACCTGGTGATGATCGCGGGCGTCGTGGCCACGTCCGTGGCCGCGAACCTGGTGATCGAGCATCCGACCGACCGGGGCTCCGGCATGGCGGTCGCCCTCACCGTCGCCGGCCCCGCGCTCTTCCTCACCGGCCGGGTCGCGCTCTCCGCCGGCATCTACCGCCGGCTCTCCTGGCCCCGGCTGCTCGGCCTGCTCGGCATACTCGGCACCGCCGCCGGCGGGGGGTACGCGCTGCCGCTGCTCGGCGTCAGCGCGACGACGGTCGCGGTCCTCCTCGTCGTGGCGGTCCTGGAACGCAGGATCGCGCGCACCGAGTCGGTGCCGCCGACGACGCGGGCGGGGCGATGA
- a CDS encoding NYN domain-containing protein, whose amino-acid sequence MDHEDRIALFLDYENLALGVRDHRGGMAFDFRPVADALAERGRVVVRRAYADWSYFDEDRRMLTRSHVELIEIPQRMGASRKNAADIKMAVDAVELAFEREYISTFVICTGDSDFTPLVHKLRELNKRVIGVGVEKSTSALLPPACDEFLFYDRLEGVEIPETRARRGRPARLPSPEPQAVEREPEPQAVEEEAPRDVDTLAVLVAQTVAGLQASSSGAVTASTLKRTLLRKDPTFSESDYGFRTFGELLRHLAGQDVVELAEGPAKGDPEVSLPEHGDREVAFGLLRTVVQELAGSDGTVALSGLKNQLRRARPDFSEKKLGYRSFLQFCKAAATSGVVDLRWSPEADDYLLTVPGA is encoded by the coding sequence GTGGACCACGAAGATCGCATCGCGCTGTTCCTCGACTACGAGAACCTGGCGTTGGGGGTGCGCGACCATCGCGGCGGGATGGCCTTCGACTTCCGGCCGGTCGCCGACGCCCTGGCCGAGCGGGGCCGGGTGGTGGTGCGCCGGGCGTACGCCGACTGGTCGTACTTCGACGAGGACCGCCGGATGCTTACCCGGTCGCACGTGGAACTGATCGAGATACCCCAGCGCATGGGCGCCTCACGGAAGAACGCCGCCGACATCAAGATGGCCGTGGACGCGGTGGAGCTGGCCTTCGAGCGCGAGTACATTTCGACGTTCGTGATCTGCACCGGCGACAGCGACTTCACCCCGCTGGTGCACAAGCTCCGCGAGCTCAACAAGCGGGTCATCGGCGTCGGCGTGGAGAAGTCCACCTCGGCGCTGCTCCCGCCGGCGTGCGACGAGTTCCTCTTCTACGACCGGCTCGAGGGCGTCGAGATCCCCGAGACCCGGGCTCGGCGCGGTCGTCCGGCCCGGCTGCCCAGCCCGGAGCCGCAGGCGGTGGAGCGGGAGCCCGAGCCGCAGGCGGTGGAGGAGGAGGCCCCGCGCGACGTCGACACGCTCGCGGTCCTCGTGGCCCAGACGGTGGCGGGTCTGCAGGCCAGCTCCAGCGGCGCGGTGACAGCCTCGACGTTGAAGCGCACCCTGCTGCGCAAGGATCCGACCTTCAGCGAGTCCGACTACGGGTTCCGCACCTTCGGTGAGCTGCTGCGGCACCTCGCCGGGCAGGACGTGGTCGAGTTGGCGGAGGGCCCGGCCAAGGGCGATCCGGAGGTGTCGCTGCCCGAACACGGTGACCGGGAGGTGGCGTTCGGGCTGCTGCGTACGGTGGTCCAGGAACTGGCCGGCAGCGATGGCACGGTGGCATTGTCCGGGCTGAAGAACCAGCTCCGCCGGGCACGACCCGACTTCAGCGAGAAGAAGCTCGGCTACCGCAGCTTCCTGCAGTTCTGCAAGGCCGCCGCCACGAGCGGCGTGGTCGACCTGCGGTGGAGCCCGGAGGCCGACGACTACCTGCTCACCGTGCCGGGGGCGTGA
- a CDS encoding carboxymuconolactone decarboxylase family protein: protein MADRSDGYQQALETAEQLLGAPLSVPLGGGEPAAGADFRRLATMHTFGDSWSRPGLDTRTRSLISVAIAATLGTHEPLRGQLRIALTAGVTKGEIVELFIHLEAYAGAARAFDSYQTAVAVFGETA, encoded by the coding sequence ATGGCCGACCGCAGCGACGGCTACCAGCAGGCCCTGGAGACCGCGGAGCAGCTTCTCGGCGCGCCGCTGTCGGTCCCGCTCGGCGGCGGTGAGCCGGCCGCCGGGGCGGACTTCCGACGGCTGGCGACCATGCACACCTTCGGCGACTCCTGGTCCCGTCCCGGGCTGGACACCCGTACCCGGAGTCTGATCTCGGTCGCCATCGCGGCGACCCTGGGCACCCACGAACCACTGCGGGGGCAGTTGCGGATCGCGCTGACGGCGGGCGTCACCAAGGGGGAGATCGTCGAGCTCTTCATCCACCTTGAGGCCTACGCGGGGGCGGCCCGGGCGTTCGACAGCTACCAGACCGCGGTCGCCGTCTTCGGCGAGACCGCCTGA
- a CDS encoding molybdenum cofactor biosysynthesis protein, whose protein sequence is MPRIVQLLASPVHRYVGRPADGPAPAPPGELVSEIHVRAGLGIVGDRYFAKPAHRDASVTVIAQESLPPGVDLSQVRRNILTTGIAVDGLVGSVLILDSGHGPVSLRVRRPANPCAWMDATIGPGAWRALRGRGGVRCVPLTDGVLRVGPVEVRISREVTGERRSHPL, encoded by the coding sequence ATGCCGCGGATCGTGCAGTTGCTGGCCTCGCCCGTGCACCGCTACGTGGGCCGGCCCGCGGACGGACCAGCGCCGGCGCCCCCCGGTGAGCTGGTGTCGGAGATCCACGTCCGCGCCGGCCTCGGCATCGTCGGCGATCGGTACTTCGCCAAGCCGGCGCACCGCGACGCGAGCGTCACCGTGATCGCGCAGGAGTCGCTGCCGCCCGGCGTCGATCTGTCGCAGGTCCGGCGCAACATCCTCACCACCGGCATCGCCGTCGACGGGCTGGTCGGGTCCGTGCTGATCCTGGACTCGGGGCACGGTCCGGTCAGCCTGCGCGTCCGCAGACCGGCGAACCCGTGCGCCTGGATGGACGCCACCATCGGTCCCGGCGCGTGGCGGGCGTTGCGGGGCCGGGGCGGGGTCCGCTGCGTCCCGCTCACCGACGGCGTCCTGCGCGTCGGCCCGGTCGAGGTCAGGATCAGCCGCGAGGTCACCGGGGAGCGGCGTTCGCACCCGCTCTGA
- a CDS encoding low temperature requirement protein A has product MAAEGGAGAAAPAQRDPGRPAFMELFFDLVYVFALISLAKTLAADLTWTGVGETLVLLLAFTLVWALTTWGAGIVDLARPAVQVQFIGVAAASLLLAAAAPDAYGERGLLFAVTYLAIHLGSSCYYLLLLPDAVERRRSGRVLFWYTIAAVGWIGGGLATGPTRLVLWAAAVGVEYVAASLGWPVPRLGRSQPQEWRLVGERVAERYRQFVIVALGASIFVTGTTFSLNEYTIHRAWALLVVFTIVVLTWRIYIYRAGELLTDAIARSTNPSLLTQSAAVTHLIMVAGIGGTAVTSHLVVGRPFGETPPSWAAVILGGPALFLVGRGVLDYTVFGRISRSRLAGLVLLAGVAPASSLLPPVMVALLAMAVLALIAAANLVSTRLHARTPMPPALG; this is encoded by the coding sequence ATGGCAGCGGAAGGCGGCGCCGGTGCGGCGGCCCCGGCCCAGCGGGATCCGGGGCGGCCGGCGTTCATGGAGCTCTTCTTCGACCTGGTCTACGTCTTTGCGCTGATCTCTCTGGCCAAGACGCTCGCCGCCGACCTGACCTGGACCGGCGTCGGGGAGACGCTGGTCCTGCTGCTCGCGTTCACCCTCGTCTGGGCGCTGACCACGTGGGGCGCAGGCATCGTCGACCTGGCCCGGCCCGCGGTCCAGGTGCAGTTCATCGGGGTGGCGGCCGCCAGCCTGCTGCTGGCGGCGGCGGCGCCGGACGCGTACGGCGAGCGTGGCCTGCTCTTCGCGGTCACCTACCTGGCCATCCACCTCGGTTCGAGCTGCTACTACCTCCTGCTCCTGCCGGATGCGGTCGAGCGGCGCCGCAGCGGCCGGGTCCTGTTCTGGTACACCATCGCCGCGGTCGGCTGGATCGGCGGCGGGCTGGCCACCGGCCCGACCCGCCTGGTGCTCTGGGCGGCGGCTGTCGGCGTGGAGTACGTCGCCGCCTCGCTCGGCTGGCCGGTGCCGCGGCTGGGACGGTCCCAGCCGCAGGAGTGGCGGCTGGTCGGCGAGCGGGTGGCCGAGCGGTACCGGCAGTTCGTCATCGTCGCGCTCGGCGCGTCCATCTTCGTGACCGGGACGACCTTCAGCCTGAACGAATACACGATTCACCGGGCCTGGGCCCTGCTGGTGGTGTTCACGATCGTGGTGCTGACCTGGCGGATCTACATCTACCGGGCCGGCGAGCTGCTGACCGATGCCATTGCGCGGTCGACGAACCCGTCGCTGCTCACCCAGTCCGCCGCGGTGACCCACCTGATCATGGTGGCCGGCATTGGCGGCACGGCGGTCACCAGCCACCTCGTCGTGGGGCGTCCGTTCGGGGAGACGCCGCCCTCCTGGGCTGCGGTCATCCTCGGCGGACCGGCGTTGTTCCTGGTCGGCCGCGGCGTGCTCGACTACACGGTGTTCGGTCGGATCTCCCGGTCCCGGCTGGCCGGGCTGGTCCTGCTGGCCGGCGTGGCGCCGGCCTCGTCCCTGCTGCCGCCGGTGATGGTCGCGCTGCTCGCCATGGCCGTCCTGGCCCTGATCGCCGCGGCGAACCTGGTGAGCACCCGCTTGCACGCCCGCACGCCGATGCCGCCGGCGCTCGGGTGA
- a CDS encoding ATP-binding protein — protein sequence MTEDPVASESSPPTPGPVVGVALMSQDFSAATVTALRHRLTAAVTDAGLAGDAGYDFVLAVHELVTNAVRHGGGHGHLDLRRQDDVLICEVTDRGAAAGSLPVRLPAADVAGGRGLWLAHQLAEGLILARGLHGLTATVTACLSPAETSAGIPATARRHDEPDGSVADDEQ from the coding sequence GTGACCGAGGACCCCGTGGCATCCGAGTCGAGCCCCCCGACTCCCGGTCCCGTCGTCGGCGTGGCGCTGATGTCGCAGGACTTCAGCGCCGCCACCGTCACCGCCCTGCGTCACCGCCTGACGGCCGCGGTGACCGATGCGGGCCTCGCCGGCGACGCCGGCTACGACTTCGTCCTCGCGGTGCACGAGCTGGTCACCAACGCCGTACGCCACGGCGGCGGCCACGGCCACCTCGACCTGCGACGCCAGGACGACGTGCTGATCTGTGAGGTCACCGACCGGGGCGCCGCCGCGGGCAGCCTGCCCGTACGGCTGCCCGCCGCCGATGTCGCCGGCGGACGCGGGCTCTGGCTGGCGCACCAGCTGGCCGAGGGGCTCATCCTCGCCCGGGGGCTGCACGGCCTCACCGCCACCGTCACCGCCTGCTTGTCCCCGGCTGAAACCTCGGCCGGCATACCCGCCACCGCACGTCGGCATGACGAGCCCGACGGGTCCGTGGCGGACGACGAGCAGTGA
- a CDS encoding DoxX family protein codes for MNIVLWIIAGVLAAAFLGAGLLKLSQPKEKLAASGMGWAESFGAGTVKLIGALEVLAAVGLILPALLDVVPVLVPLAALGLVLVMIGAAVTHARRKESQAIVINVVLLILAVVVVWGRFGPYSFTS; via the coding sequence ATGAACATCGTTTTGTGGATCATCGCCGGCGTGCTGGCCGCCGCCTTCCTCGGCGCCGGGCTGCTCAAGCTCAGCCAGCCGAAGGAGAAACTGGCCGCCTCCGGGATGGGATGGGCCGAGAGCTTCGGCGCCGGGACGGTCAAGCTCATCGGTGCGCTGGAGGTCCTCGCCGCCGTCGGGCTGATCCTGCCGGCGCTGCTGGACGTCGTGCCGGTGCTGGTGCCGCTGGCCGCCCTCGGCCTCGTGCTCGTCATGATCGGCGCCGCGGTCACCCACGCCCGCCGCAAGGAGTCCCAGGCGATCGTCATCAACGTCGTCCTGCTGATCCTGGCGGTCGTCGTGGTGTGGGGCCGGTTCGGTCCGTACTCCTTCACCTCCTGA
- the msrB gene encoding peptide-methionine (R)-S-oxide reductase MsrB — MLQEYRKNPEAISRLSEEQYRVTQEAGTEPAFDNAYWDNKEPGIYVDIVSGEPLFASVNKYDSGTGWPTFTMPIEPENVVEVRDSSLGVVRTEVRSAHGDSHLGHVFDDGPAEAGGLRYCMNSAALRFIRRDDLEREGYGEYRKMFKRPDGERSDDRQD; from the coding sequence GTGTTACAGGAGTATCGCAAGAATCCCGAGGCAATCTCTCGGCTGTCGGAGGAGCAATACCGAGTCACACAGGAAGCTGGGACAGAGCCGGCCTTCGACAACGCTTATTGGGACAACAAGGAGCCGGGCATATACGTCGACATCGTGTCCGGTGAACCCCTGTTCGCCTCCGTCAACAAGTACGACAGCGGTACCGGCTGGCCCACTTTCACCATGCCGATCGAACCGGAGAACGTGGTCGAAGTTCGAGACTCGAGCCTCGGCGTGGTCCGCACCGAGGTCCGGTCGGCGCACGGGGACAGTCACCTTGGCCACGTGTTTGATGATGGTCCCGCGGAAGCTGGCGGGTTACGTTACTGCATGAACTCTGCCGCACTTCGGTTCATTCGGCGCGACGACCTCGAGCGTGAAGGCTACGGCGAGTACCGCAAGATGTTCAAGCGCCCAGACGGGGAGCGAAGCGATGACCGACAAGACTGA
- the msrA gene encoding peptide-methionine (S)-S-oxide reductase MsrA, translating into MTDKTEKAILAGGCFWGMQDLIRKRAGVLATRVGYTGGDVPNATYQNHGSHAEAIEIVFDPEKLSYRELLEFFFQVHDPTTKNRQGNDVGTSYRSAIFYSNDQQRQVAEETIADVDASGLWPGKVVTEVSPAGPFWEAEPEHQDYLERYPAGYTCHYVRPNWKLPRRGENAS; encoded by the coding sequence ATGACCGACAAGACTGAGAAGGCGATCCTGGCTGGCGGCTGCTTCTGGGGAATGCAGGACCTCATCCGCAAACGCGCTGGCGTGCTCGCCACCAGGGTCGGATACACCGGCGGTGACGTGCCGAACGCGACCTACCAGAACCATGGTTCCCACGCCGAGGCGATCGAGATCGTTTTCGACCCCGAAAAACTGTCCTACAGAGAGCTTCTCGAGTTCTTCTTCCAAGTCCACGACCCGACGACGAAGAATCGTCAAGGCAACGACGTAGGAACCAGCTACCGGTCAGCCATCTTTTACAGCAACGACCAGCAGCGGCAGGTCGCAGAAGAAACGATCGCCGACGTCGATGCCTCTGGCCTGTGGCCAGGCAAGGTGGTCACCGAGGTCAGCCCAGCTGGGCCCTTCTGGGAGGCTGAGCCGGAACACCAGGACTACCTGGAGCGGTATCCCGCAGGCTACACGTGCCACTACGTCCGGCCGAACTGGAAACTTCCCCGTCGCGGGGAGAACGCCAGTTAG
- a CDS encoding redoxin domain-containing protein — MVERQHMPSLGGATEWLSSEPLGPAELRRHVVLVNFWTLTCINWLRQEPYVRAWSQAYRSDGLVVIGVHTPEFSFEHEIDRVRQAIMARAIDYPVAVDNDYEIWSAFDNHYWPALYFVDADGIIRDTHFGEGRYEQSERVIQRLLGIERELVPVEGLGVEAEADWDHLRTPETYLGYSRSEHFASPDGAAFDERRAYEFPESLRVNHWALAGEWTIGSENVVLDQAGGSIAYRFHARDAHLVLSPGARESIPFRVLLDGEAPGLSHGVDVDEDGNGLLRDGRLYQLAREHDAVRERTLEITFLEPGAEAYVFTFG; from the coding sequence GTGGTCGAACGTCAGCACATGCCCTCGCTCGGCGGGGCGACCGAGTGGCTCAGCTCCGAGCCACTCGGCCCCGCCGAGCTGCGCCGTCACGTCGTCCTCGTGAACTTCTGGACGCTGACGTGCATCAACTGGCTGCGCCAGGAGCCCTACGTCCGCGCGTGGTCGCAGGCCTACCGAAGCGACGGGTTGGTCGTCATCGGGGTCCACACGCCGGAGTTCTCGTTCGAGCACGAGATCGACCGTGTGCGACAGGCGATCATGGCGCGAGCGATCGACTACCCGGTTGCGGTCGACAACGACTACGAAATCTGGAGCGCCTTCGACAACCACTACTGGCCGGCGCTCTACTTCGTCGACGCGGACGGCATCATCCGCGACACCCACTTCGGCGAAGGACGCTACGAGCAATCGGAGCGCGTCATCCAGCGGCTGCTCGGCATCGAGCGCGAACTCGTCCCGGTCGAAGGGCTCGGTGTGGAGGCCGAGGCCGACTGGGACCACCTGCGTACGCCCGAGACTTATCTCGGCTACTCCCGTAGCGAGCACTTCGCGTCACCGGACGGCGCGGCGTTCGACGAACGCCGCGCCTACGAGTTCCCCGAGAGTCTGCGCGTCAACCACTGGGCCCTCGCCGGCGAGTGGACGATCGGGTCTGAGAATGTCGTGCTCGACCAGGCCGGCGGGAGCATCGCCTACCGATTCCACGCGCGCGACGCGCATCTCGTGCTGTCTCCCGGAGCGAGAGAGTCGATCCCTTTCCGCGTGCTCCTCGACGGCGAAGCCCCGGGCCTGTCACACGGCGTCGACGTCGACGAGGACGGCAACGGCCTGCTCCGGGACGGCCGCCTGTACCAGCTCGCACGCGAGCACGACGCGGTCCGCGAACGGACCCTGGAGATTACGTTCCTCGAGCCCGGCGCCGAGGCGTACGTATTTACTTTCGGGTAG
- a CDS encoding SRPBCC domain-containing protein, with protein sequence MIEIDNEVGLSHPADRVWRALTDRELLARWFTEVEVMAGAGGHLLLCTAGLPGFDAAVDAEVTERREPELLELRCDEAGRRTRLTCAITPTAEGCRLSVREAPEHGTWPAEQRVRREATYQQVLTGRLPAILDWLAFQQVDLRRGEPGETAQLPAIGTVGDAPEPAGRSRRPVLIAALAGAALATGLAVWAVLPTERQPAAGSDPAPLPVPTAATAATRTSRAAASAPTGPTTSTAVARPTRSAAKPSRVPTAAPPPAPGLTARYTTVSTRIFGYTGEVLIDNPGGAPAKDWTVVVTLSKGGTVAEASGADWRQDGQAVTFTGPPVPAGGSHTFTFDVRDPLTKAPEGCTMDDAPCADAAPTP encoded by the coding sequence ATGATCGAGATCGACAACGAAGTCGGCCTGTCCCACCCCGCTGACCGGGTCTGGCGCGCGCTGACGGACCGGGAGCTGCTCGCCCGGTGGTTCACCGAGGTGGAGGTGATGGCCGGAGCAGGGGGACACCTGCTGCTGTGCACGGCCGGGCTGCCCGGTTTCGACGCCGCCGTGGATGCCGAGGTGACCGAGCGGCGGGAGCCGGAGCTGCTGGAGCTGCGGTGCGACGAGGCTGGTCGACGCACCCGGCTGACCTGCGCCATCACCCCCACCGCCGAGGGCTGTCGGCTGTCGGTGCGCGAGGCCCCGGAGCACGGCACGTGGCCGGCCGAGCAGCGGGTCCGCCGCGAGGCGACTTACCAGCAGGTCCTGACCGGGCGGTTGCCGGCGATCCTCGACTGGTTGGCCTTTCAGCAGGTCGACCTGCGACGCGGCGAGCCGGGGGAGACCGCCCAGCTGCCCGCCATCGGGACGGTCGGCGACGCGCCGGAACCGGCCGGCCGGAGCCGCCGCCCGGTGCTGATCGCGGCGCTGGCCGGCGCCGCCCTGGCCACCGGGCTGGCGGTGTGGGCCGTGCTGCCGACCGAGCGGCAGCCCGCCGCCGGATCGGACCCGGCGCCGCTGCCGGTGCCGACCGCCGCGACCGCCGCGACCCGCACATCCCGGGCGGCCGCCTCCGCCCCGACCGGGCCGACCACCAGCACCGCCGTCGCCCGCCCGACCCGGTCCGCGGCGAAGCCGTCGCGCGTCCCCACCGCGGCCCCGCCCCCGGCCCCCGGCCTGACCGCCCGCTACACCACCGTGTCGACGCGGATCTTCGGCTACACGGGCGAGGTGCTGATTGACAACCCGGGCGGCGCCCCGGCGAAGGACTGGACCGTGGTCGTGACGCTGTCGAAGGGCGGCACGGTCGCCGAGGCCAGCGGGGCCGACTGGCGGCAGGACGGGCAGGCCGTCACCTTCACCGGGCCGCCCGTACCGGCCGGCGGGTCGCATACGTTCACCTTCGACGTCCGTGACCCGCTCACCAAGGCCCCCGAGGGCTGCACGATGGACGACGCCCCGTGCGCCGATGCCGCCCCGACGCCCTAG
- a CDS encoding MmcQ/YjbR family DNA-binding protein: MITVADVRALARTLPRTTEHLIHDRVKFRVGSIVYVAFSRDEQTMGFGYPKEQRDGLVAAEPDLFFLPRASDLRFNWVCCHLARLDHAQMTELVTEAWRMVVPKFLARQRLGD, encoded by the coding sequence GTGATAACCGTCGCCGATGTCCGGGCGCTGGCCCGGACGTTGCCACGCACCACCGAGCACCTCATCCACGACCGGGTGAAGTTCCGCGTCGGCTCCATCGTCTACGTCGCGTTCTCCCGGGACGAGCAGACGATGGGTTTCGGCTACCCGAAGGAGCAGCGGGACGGCCTCGTCGCCGCCGAGCCGGACCTGTTCTTCCTCCCCCGGGCCTCCGACCTGCGGTTCAACTGGGTGTGCTGCCACCTGGCCCGGCTCGACCACGCCCAGATGACCGAGCTGGTGACGGAGGCGTGGCGGATGGTGGTGCCGAAGTTCCTCGCCCGGCAGCGGCTGGGTGACTGA